A stretch of the Archangium violaceum genome encodes the following:
- a CDS encoding ISAs1 family transposase: MRASLTSSAAQPVLDQKLLEGKQGEATAFPELFKRVVEKFGRHFEYVTVDAGMTSAANARVVREAGKHYLMALKENFHRLHDKAWVALAVAPVKVRTRERTSGEWVERELRVVDKPPEEDFPGAQQWVWVRQTRTRDGELPKVETRLFLTSIPTGQLSPERMLTLVRRHWGIENGPNWTADVVLEEDSASPSLRGNAPLVLSWLRLLAYNLLALVRTHLPTRDKRPQSFARTMEVLYQGLLGLAVLPESLATLA, translated from the coding sequence CTGCGCGCCAGTCTCACCAGCAGCGCGGCCCAGCCGGTGCTCGACCAGAAGTTGCTGGAAGGCAAGCAGGGAGAGGCGACGGCGTTCCCGGAGTTGTTCAAACGGGTGGTGGAGAAGTTCGGGCGGCATTTCGAGTACGTGACAGTGGACGCGGGAATGACGAGCGCGGCCAATGCGCGGGTGGTGAGGGAGGCGGGCAAGCACTACCTGATGGCGCTCAAGGAGAACTTCCACCGGCTACATGACAAGGCGTGGGTGGCGCTGGCGGTGGCGCCAGTGAAGGTGCGCACGCGCGAGCGGACGAGCGGGGAGTGGGTGGAGAGGGAGTTGAGGGTGGTGGACAAGCCGCCAGAGGAGGACTTTCCCGGCGCCCAGCAATGGGTATGGGTGAGGCAGACGCGAACCAGAGACGGCGAGCTGCCGAAGGTGGAGACGCGGCTGTTCCTCACCTCCATTCCCACAGGGCAACTGTCCCCGGAGCGGATGCTGACGTTGGTACGCCGGCACTGGGGGATTGAGAACGGGCCCAACTGGACAGCGGACGTGGTGCTGGAGGAGGACAGCGCCTCGCCCAGCCTGCGAGGCAATGCACCCCTGGTGCTCAGCTGGCTGCGTTTGCTGGCCTACAACCTGCTGGCCCTGGTGCGCACGCACCTGCCGACTCGCGACAAACGGCCCCAAAGCTTCGCACGCACCATGGAGGTGCTCTACCAGGGCCTGTTGGGTCTGGCCGTGCTGCCCGAGAGTCTGGCCACACTTGCCTGA